A window from Theropithecus gelada isolate Dixy chromosome 1, Tgel_1.0, whole genome shotgun sequence encodes these proteins:
- the TEX38 gene encoding testis-expressed protein 38 isoform X2 has protein sequence MDSQQEDLRFPGMWVSLYFGFLGLCSVITGGCIIFLHWRKNLRREERAQQWVEVMRAATFTYSPLLYWINKRRRYGMNAAINTGPPPPVTKTETEVQNPDVLWELDIPEGRSYADQVSNPKAEDPAPLQPALQGAPQQPQASSPFPLPIFQEVPFAPPLCNLPPLLNHSVSYPSATCPERNVLFHSLPNLAHEDHSFNAKPFASEL, from the exons ATGGATTCCCAACAGGAGGACCTGCGCTTCCCTGGGA TGTGGGTCTCATTGTACTTTGGATTCCTGGGGCTGTGTTCTGTGATAACTGGAGGGTGCATTATCTTTCTGCACTGGAGGAAGAACTTGAGGCGGGAAGAGCGTGCCCAGCAGTGGGTGGAGGTGATGAGAGCTGCCACGTTCACCTACAGCCCACTGTTGTACTGGATTAATAAGCGACGGCGCTACGGCATGAATGCAGCCATCAACACGGGCCCTCCCCCTCCTGTCACCAAGACTGAGACTGAGGTCCAGAATCCAGATGTTCTGTGGGAGTTGGACATCCCCGAAGGCAGGAGCTATGCTGACCAAGTCAGTAACCCCAAGGCGGAAGACCCCGCTCCCCTGCAACCTGCACTGCAGGGGGCTCCACAGCAGCCCCAGGCCAGCTCCCCATTTCCACTTCCCATCTTTCAGGAGGTGCCCTTTGCCCCACCCTTGTGCAACCTACCCCCGCTGCTGAACCACTCTGTCTCCTATCCTTCAGCCACCTGTCCTGAAAGGAATGTTCTCTTCCATTCCCTCCCGAATCTGGCCCATGAAGACCACAGCTTCAATGCCAAGCCTTTTGCTTCAGAATTGTAG
- the TEX38 gene encoding testis-expressed protein 38 isoform X5, with protein sequence MNAAINTGPPPPVTKTETEVQNPDVLWELDIPEGRSYADQVSNPKAEDPAPLQPALQGAPQQPQASSPFPLPIFQEVPFAPPLCNLPPLLNHSVSYPSATCPERNVLFHSLPNLAHEDHSFNAKPFASEL encoded by the coding sequence ATGAATGCAGCCATCAACACGGGCCCTCCCCCTCCTGTCACCAAGACTGAGACTGAGGTCCAGAATCCAGATGTTCTGTGGGAGTTGGACATCCCCGAAGGCAGGAGCTATGCTGACCAAGTCAGTAACCCCAAGGCGGAAGACCCCGCTCCCCTGCAACCTGCACTGCAGGGGGCTCCACAGCAGCCCCAGGCCAGCTCCCCATTTCCACTTCCCATCTTTCAGGAGGTGCCCTTTGCCCCACCCTTGTGCAACCTACCCCCGCTGCTGAACCACTCTGTCTCCTATCCTTCAGCCACCTGTCCTGAAAGGAATGTTCTCTTCCATTCCCTCCCGAATCTGGCCCATGAAGACCACAGCTTCAATGCCAAGCCTTTTGCTTCAGAATTGTAG
- the TEX38 gene encoding testis-expressed protein 38 isoform X1 has protein sequence MWLPPHHLRAQFTLWVSLYFGFLGLCSVITGGCIIFLHWRKNLRREERAQQWVEVMRAATFTYSPLLYWINKRRRYGMNAAINTGPPPPVTKTETEVQNPDVLWELDIPEGRSYADQVSNPKAEDPAPLQPALQGAPQQPQASSPFPLPIFQEVPFAPPLCNLPPLLNHSVSYPSATCPERNVLFHSLPNLAHEDHSFNAKPFASEL, from the exons ATGTGGCTGCCTCCTCATCATCTAAGGGCTCAGTTCACAT TGTGGGTCTCATTGTACTTTGGATTCCTGGGGCTGTGTTCTGTGATAACTGGAGGGTGCATTATCTTTCTGCACTGGAGGAAGAACTTGAGGCGGGAAGAGCGTGCCCAGCAGTGGGTGGAGGTGATGAGAGCTGCCACGTTCACCTACAGCCCACTGTTGTACTGGATTAATAAGCGACGGCGCTACGGCATGAATGCAGCCATCAACACGGGCCCTCCCCCTCCTGTCACCAAGACTGAGACTGAGGTCCAGAATCCAGATGTTCTGTGGGAGTTGGACATCCCCGAAGGCAGGAGCTATGCTGACCAAGTCAGTAACCCCAAGGCGGAAGACCCCGCTCCCCTGCAACCTGCACTGCAGGGGGCTCCACAGCAGCCCCAGGCCAGCTCCCCATTTCCACTTCCCATCTTTCAGGAGGTGCCCTTTGCCCCACCCTTGTGCAACCTACCCCCGCTGCTGAACCACTCTGTCTCCTATCCTTCAGCCACCTGTCCTGAAAGGAATGTTCTCTTCCATTCCCTCCCGAATCTGGCCCATGAAGACCACAGCTTCAATGCCAAGCCTTTTGCTTCAGAATTGTAG
- the TEX38 gene encoding testis-expressed protein 38 isoform X3 codes for MPAHTWLTLLTLAVFSVDLHVAASSSSKGSVHIPLLYWINKRRRYGMNAAINTGPPPPVTKTETEVQNPDVLWELDIPEGRSYADQVSNPKAEDPAPLQPALQGAPQQPQASSPFPLPIFQEVPFAPPLCNLPPLLNHSVSYPSATCPERNVLFHSLPNLAHEDHSFNAKPFASEL; via the exons ATGCCAGCCCATACCTGGCTCACACTCCTCACACTTGCTGTTTTCTCTGTGGATTTGCATGTGGCTGCCTCCTCATCATCTAAGGGCTCAGTTCACAT CCCACTGTTGTACTGGATTAATAAGCGACGGCGCTACGGCATGAATGCAGCCATCAACACGGGCCCTCCCCCTCCTGTCACCAAGACTGAGACTGAGGTCCAGAATCCAGATGTTCTGTGGGAGTTGGACATCCCCGAAGGCAGGAGCTATGCTGACCAAGTCAGTAACCCCAAGGCGGAAGACCCCGCTCCCCTGCAACCTGCACTGCAGGGGGCTCCACAGCAGCCCCAGGCCAGCTCCCCATTTCCACTTCCCATCTTTCAGGAGGTGCCCTTTGCCCCACCCTTGTGCAACCTACCCCCGCTGCTGAACCACTCTGTCTCCTATCCTTCAGCCACCTGTCCTGAAAGGAATGTTCTCTTCCATTCCCTCCCGAATCTGGCCCATGAAGACCACAGCTTCAATGCCAAGCCTTTTGCTTCAGAATTGTAG
- the TEX38 gene encoding testis-expressed protein 38 isoform X4 encodes MRAATFTYSPLLYWINKRRRYGMNAAINTGPPPPVTKTETEVQNPDVLWELDIPEGRSYADQVSNPKAEDPAPLQPALQGAPQQPQASSPFPLPIFQEVPFAPPLCNLPPLLNHSVSYPSATCPERNVLFHSLPNLAHEDHSFNAKPFASEL; translated from the coding sequence ATGAGAGCTGCCACGTTCACCTACAGCCCACTGTTGTACTGGATTAATAAGCGACGGCGCTACGGCATGAATGCAGCCATCAACACGGGCCCTCCCCCTCCTGTCACCAAGACTGAGACTGAGGTCCAGAATCCAGATGTTCTGTGGGAGTTGGACATCCCCGAAGGCAGGAGCTATGCTGACCAAGTCAGTAACCCCAAGGCGGAAGACCCCGCTCCCCTGCAACCTGCACTGCAGGGGGCTCCACAGCAGCCCCAGGCCAGCTCCCCATTTCCACTTCCCATCTTTCAGGAGGTGCCCTTTGCCCCACCCTTGTGCAACCTACCCCCGCTGCTGAACCACTCTGTCTCCTATCCTTCAGCCACCTGTCCTGAAAGGAATGTTCTCTTCCATTCCCTCCCGAATCTGGCCCATGAAGACCACAGCTTCAATGCCAAGCCTTTTGCTTCAGAATTGTAG